The Panacibacter microcysteis genome includes a window with the following:
- a CDS encoding efflux RND transporter permease subunit: MWYKLGQFILKYRLLLLVILLAATVYMGYQASHIQMGYDFAKAIPVDNPKYKDYMAFKQKFGDDGNTMVLGMETDELYTPAVFNALHQLQQDLKTVAGVEDIMGIPDIATLVKEDSTEKLSFKKIFHAPYSNQPLLDSDKNVFLNYPFYNGKLYNGSTNASLMAVRLNKDTANSKSRTRLINNITTQVKKFESATKLTVHLSGLPFIRTNVADRIQKEMYWFLIGSLVLSAITLLIFFRSFSAMLMSLFVVIMGVVWSMGTMVLFDFKITLLTALIPPLIVVIGVPNCIYFLNKYHTSYKDTNDKEKALVTMVGRMGVVTLFCNIAAAIGFAVFALTESALLKEFGIVSGINIMMLFIISLIFIPAVLSFLPAPKAKHVKYLDNKVLEKILVKIEHWTFNHAKAIYAVTGVVLVFSVIGITKLKSEGFIVDDLPKNDAVYTDLKWFEQNFDGIMPLEITVEANKKNGLLRSLEPIEKINEFSQYIADRPETSRPLSFVEGLKFAKQAYYDGDSVNYTTPTEFDMPLMGKYLKQDKKDTATAKGGMNNMLRSFIDSNKQTARISVNMKDIGSARLPVLLKEFDSVAKATFDTSKYKVTFTGTSVTFLEGTSFIINGLKESIMWAFLLIALCMLYLFRSARILLCSLIPNLVPLVITAGVMGWTGIALKPSTVLIFSVALGIVIDVTIRFLVNYKQELLHYNYNVKETLIQTIRHTGISIIYTSLVLIAGFIIFCISEFGGTKALGWLTSLTLLAGTITNLVLLPVLIHSLVKTKKPR, from the coding sequence ATGTGGTACAAACTCGGGCAGTTTATTCTGAAGTACAGATTGTTATTACTGGTTATTTTGCTTGCCGCTACCGTGTATATGGGTTACCAGGCAAGCCACATACAAATGGGTTACGATTTTGCAAAAGCCATACCTGTAGATAACCCGAAGTACAAGGATTACATGGCTTTTAAACAAAAGTTTGGCGATGATGGCAATACAATGGTGCTGGGAATGGAAACCGATGAACTGTACACACCTGCTGTGTTTAATGCACTACACCAGCTGCAGCAGGACCTGAAGACTGTTGCCGGCGTAGAAGACATAATGGGCATACCGGATATTGCCACGCTTGTAAAAGAAGACTCCACCGAGAAGCTGTCTTTCAAAAAAATATTTCATGCGCCATACAGTAACCAGCCATTACTTGACAGCGACAAAAATGTGTTTTTAAATTACCCTTTCTACAATGGTAAGCTGTACAACGGCAGCACGAATGCGTCGCTTATGGCGGTACGGCTAAATAAGGATACGGCCAACAGTAAATCAAGAACAAGGCTGATCAACAACATCACCACGCAGGTAAAAAAGTTTGAAAGCGCTACCAAACTTACCGTGCATTTAAGTGGCCTGCCTTTTATAAGAACCAATGTTGCAGACAGAATTCAAAAAGAAATGTATTGGTTTTTGATTGGCTCGCTGGTATTGTCTGCTATTACGCTGCTCATCTTCTTCCGCTCATTCAGTGCTATGCTGATGAGTTTGTTTGTGGTAATTATGGGTGTTGTGTGGAGCATGGGCACAATGGTGCTGTTTGATTTTAAGATTACATTACTAACAGCTTTGATTCCACCATTGATCGTTGTAATTGGCGTACCCAATTGTATTTACTTTCTAAACAAATACCATACTTCTTACAAAGATACCAACGACAAAGAAAAAGCGCTGGTAACGATGGTAGGGAGAATGGGTGTGGTTACATTGTTTTGTAACATTGCCGCTGCCATTGGCTTTGCCGTATTTGCTTTAACAGAAAGTGCGCTGCTGAAGGAATTTGGTATTGTATCAGGCATCAACATTATGATGTTGTTCATTATCTCACTCATTTTTATTCCCGCTGTGTTAAGCTTTTTACCGGCACCAAAAGCCAAGCATGTAAAATACCTCGACAATAAAGTACTCGAAAAAATACTGGTAAAAATTGAGCACTGGACATTTAACCATGCAAAGGCCATTTATGCCGTAACAGGTGTTGTGCTGGTATTTTCTGTTATTGGTATAACCAAACTAAAAAGCGAAGGCTTTATAGTTGATGACCTGCCTAAGAATGATGCGGTTTATACAGACCTTAAATGGTTTGAGCAAAACTTTGATGGTATTATGCCATTAGAAATTACCGTGGAGGCCAACAAGAAGAATGGCTTACTGAGATCACTGGAGCCGATAGAAAAGATCAACGAATTTTCGCAATACATTGCAGACAGGCCCGAGACATCAAGACCTTTATCTTTTGTGGAAGGACTAAAATTTGCCAAGCAGGCTTATTATGACGGTGACAGTGTAAACTACACCACGCCTACAGAGTTTGATATGCCGCTAATGGGCAAATACCTGAAGCAGGACAAGAAAGATACTGCCACAGCTAAAGGTGGCATGAATAATATGCTGCGCAGTTTTATTGACAGTAATAAACAAACCGCCCGTATAAGTGTAAACATGAAAGATATTGGCAGTGCAAGGCTGCCGGTGTTATTAAAAGAATTTGACTCTGTTGCCAAGGCAACGTTTGATACCTCAAAATACAAAGTAACATTTACAGGTACCAGTGTTACATTTCTCGAGGGCACAAGCTTTATCATCAATGGCTTAAAAGAAAGTATTATGTGGGCCTTCCTGCTTATTGCATTGTGTATGCTTTACCTTTTCAGGTCTGCAAGAATTTTGCTTTGTTCGTTAATACCTAACCTGGTACCGCTGGTAATTACTGCGGGTGTAATGGGCTGGACGGGTATTGCGCTAAAACCTTCTACCGTATTAATATTCAGCGTAGCCCTTGGCATTGTAATAGACGTAACCATACGGTTTCTTGTAAACTACAAACAGGAACTGCTACACTACAACTACAATGTAAAAGAAACATTGATCCAAACTATTCGCCATACCGGTATCAGTATCATTTACACATCACTCGTGCTGATAGCCGGTTTTATTATTTTTTGCATCAGTGAGTTTGGCGGCACAAAAGCATTGGGCTGGTTAACATCTTTAACGCTGCTCGCAGGCACAATAACCAACCTGGTATTGCTGCCCGTGTTGATCCACTCACTTGTTAAAACAAAAAAGCCCAGGTAG
- a CDS encoding CopD family protein → MYEYLKALHIIFVVTWFAGMFYIPRLFIYATEAGEKPPAECNILRSQFAVMMKRLWYGITWPSAILTLVFGPTVMFYNGWQNILLQPEGKWLLIKLVFVVFLYAYHFSLHAIFKQEIRGIYKYTSQQLRIWNEVATIFLVAIVTLAVVKQSDSFLWSLGGLTGFIIVLMSAIRIYKIIRSKK, encoded by the coding sequence ATGTATGAATACCTGAAGGCATTACACATCATTTTTGTGGTAACCTGGTTTGCAGGAATGTTTTATATACCACGTCTTTTTATTTACGCAACAGAAGCCGGGGAAAAACCGCCGGCGGAATGTAACATACTGCGTAGCCAGTTTGCTGTTATGATGAAGCGCCTCTGGTATGGCATTACATGGCCATCTGCCATACTCACTTTGGTTTTTGGACCAACAGTGATGTTTTACAACGGCTGGCAAAATATTTTACTGCAACCGGAAGGAAAATGGCTGCTTATCAAGCTGGTCTTTGTAGTCTTTCTCTATGCTTACCATTTCTCCCTGCATGCTATTTTTAAACAGGAAATACGGGGTATTTATAAATATACTTCGCAGCAGCTTCGTATATGGAATGAGGTTGCCACCATATTCCTTGTTGCCATTGTAACGCTCGCTGTAGTAAAGCAGTCAGACAGTTTTCTTTGGTCGCTTGGTGGTTTAACGGGTTTTATCATAGTATTGATGAGTGCCATCAGGATCTACAAGATCATCCGTTCAAAAAAATAA
- a CDS encoding amidohydrolase: protein MYKILVIILAVLVVSCSSKTTVDLVVHNAVVYTVDSTFSTAAAFAVKDGKIVATGSEKAILDKYSSPNIVDAGGKAVYPGFIDAHAHFVGYGESLFSVNLYDARSFDEVIARVKKFAADNPGVPWIRGRGWDQNKFPGKAFPSNDSLNKYFPDKPVLLERIDGHASIANAKALELAGVRPGQTVTGGTFETKNGKLTGILIDNAVEAVASKVPYPSQAQFESWLTAAQKNCFEQGLTTITDCGLSYRAAEIIDTLQKAGKLDMRLYIMLSDDPANYAQYLAKGPYKTDKLYIRGFKVYADGALGSRGACMLQPYTDKPGWYGFLLNTPAHYDSVAAMLANTDFQMCTHAIGDSANRAILNIYNKYLKGKNDKRWRIEHAQIVNQNDFNLFGSASVIPSVQPTHATSDMYWAAERTGTERLKGGYALKQLLQQNGWLPLGTDFPVEDISPFKTFLAAVFRKDAKSFPAGGFQMDNALTRQEAIRGMTIWAAKADFLEQETGSIEAGKVADFIILDKDLMKVNEQEVLQTKVVATYAAGKKVFGK from the coding sequence ATGTATAAAATACTGGTAATTATACTGGCGGTATTGGTGGTCTCCTGCTCTTCTAAGACAACTGTTGATCTTGTGGTGCACAATGCTGTTGTATATACCGTTGATAGCACCTTCTCAACGGCGGCCGCATTTGCCGTTAAAGATGGCAAGATCGTGGCAACAGGATCTGAAAAGGCAATACTGGACAAATATTCATCACCCAACATAGTTGATGCCGGTGGCAAAGCTGTTTATCCCGGCTTTATAGATGCACACGCACATTTTGTGGGTTACGGAGAATCTTTGTTTTCAGTAAACCTTTACGATGCACGCAGTTTTGATGAAGTAATAGCCCGGGTAAAAAAATTTGCAGCAGACAACCCGGGTGTACCGTGGATCCGTGGCCGTGGCTGGGACCAGAATAAATTTCCCGGCAAGGCCTTCCCTTCAAATGATTCATTAAACAAATACTTCCCAGATAAACCGGTATTGCTGGAGCGTATAGATGGCCATGCCTCTATCGCCAATGCAAAGGCGTTAGAGCTTGCCGGCGTAAGGCCGGGGCAAACAGTTACGGGCGGAACATTTGAAACAAAGAATGGAAAACTAACAGGTATATTAATAGACAACGCCGTAGAAGCCGTTGCTTCAAAAGTGCCTTACCCATCGCAGGCGCAGTTTGAAAGCTGGCTAACGGCTGCGCAAAAAAATTGCTTTGAGCAGGGCCTTACAACTATTACCGACTGCGGTCTTAGCTACCGTGCCGCTGAAATAATTGACACTTTACAAAAAGCCGGCAAACTGGATATGCGTTTGTACATTATGCTAAGCGATGATCCTGCAAACTATGCACAGTACCTGGCCAAAGGCCCATATAAAACAGACAAACTTTACATAAGAGGTTTTAAAGTGTATGCAGATGGCGCGCTCGGCAGTCGCGGCGCATGCATGTTGCAACCATATACTGACAAGCCGGGCTGGTATGGCTTTTTGCTAAATACACCGGCACATTACGATTCTGTTGCCGCCATGCTGGCAAACACAGATTTCCAGATGTGCACGCACGCCATAGGCGATAGCGCCAACCGTGCCATACTCAACATCTACAACAAATACTTAAAAGGAAAGAATGATAAACGCTGGCGTATCGAACATGCGCAGATCGTAAATCAAAATGATTTCAACCTGTTTGGCAGCGCTTCGGTTATCCCTTCGGTACAGCCAACACATGCCACCAGCGATATGTATTGGGCCGCAGAAAGAACGGGCACAGAAAGATTAAAGGGCGGTTATGCCCTCAAACAGTTATTACAGCAAAATGGCTGGCTGCCACTGGGCACAGATTTCCCGGTAGAAGACATCAGCCCGTTTAAAACCTTTCTGGCTGCAGTGTTCAGAAAAGATGCCAAAAGCTTTCCTGCCGGCGGCTTCCAGATGGATAATGCGCTTACCAGGCAAGAAGCCATCCGCGGCATGACCATTTGGGCAGCTAAGGCCGATTTCCTCGAACAGGAAACCGGCAGTATTGAAGCAGGTAAAGTAGCAGACTTCATTATTCTCGATAAAGACCTCATGAAAGTAAATGAGCAGGAAGTGCTGCAAACAAAAGTAGTGGCAACATATGCCGCAGGTAAAAAAGTTTTTGGTAAATAA
- a CDS encoding multiheme c-type cytochrome translates to MNLLFKKLPLLICCIVLTLALLTKCISKPAIEIKDNYGKAFAGSEQCRKCHEQVYETFTHTSHANTSNVAEENTIAGSFANGQNTYAYSFYDVVAMLQTDSGFYQAWYKNGKEERRSKMDAVIGSGRRGQSYISWQQDHFVQLPVSYFRSSGTWVNSPGFSTFRPAFNRPITTRCLECHATYAKDTGHTVSADRIDPNQVIFGVQCERCHGPALEHVQFHEEHPEEKKPQHIMRLATMQRQQQVDLCAYCHGGMRQDDHPAFGYRPGDTMAHTAAENALVANQQLDVHLNQYGLLASSKCYIMTQDLQCGSCHNTHTEQRNQPAVFSAKCLTCHAENSQHFCSMKQLSAATLKANCIDCHMPVKQSDFLTVEEEGKAGATPAVIRSHRIAIYADEAKKYTTLLKSK, encoded by the coding sequence ATGAATTTGTTGTTCAAGAAGCTACCCCTTCTTATCTGTTGTATTGTACTAACGCTTGCGTTACTGACCAAATGCATCAGTAAGCCTGCTATCGAAATAAAGGATAATTACGGTAAGGCTTTTGCCGGGTCTGAACAATGCCGCAAGTGTCATGAACAGGTTTATGAAACTTTCACTCATACCAGTCACGCCAATACCTCAAATGTTGCAGAAGAAAATACGATTGCCGGCAGCTTTGCAAACGGGCAGAATACCTATGCTTATTCGTTTTACGATGTGGTGGCCATGCTGCAAACCGATAGCGGTTTTTACCAGGCATGGTATAAAAACGGCAAAGAAGAAAGGCGCAGCAAAATGGATGCTGTTATTGGGTCTGGCAGGCGGGGGCAATCTTACATCAGCTGGCAGCAGGATCATTTTGTACAATTGCCGGTTTCTTACTTTCGCTCAAGCGGTACATGGGTAAACAGCCCGGGTTTTTCAACCTTCCGGCCTGCATTCAACCGCCCCATTACTACCCGTTGCCTCGAGTGTCATGCTACCTATGCGAAAGATACAGGTCACACAGTTTCTGCCGATCGCATAGACCCTAACCAGGTGATCTTTGGTGTGCAGTGTGAACGGTGCCATGGGCCGGCACTGGAGCATGTACAATTTCATGAAGAGCACCCCGAAGAAAAAAAGCCACAACACATCATGCGGCTGGCCACCATGCAGCGGCAGCAACAGGTAGATCTTTGCGCCTATTGCCATGGCGGTATGCGGCAGGATGATCATCCGGCATTTGGATACCGGCCGGGCGATACGATGGCCCACACTGCTGCCGAAAATGCGCTGGTGGCCAACCAGCAGTTAGATGTTCATCTTAACCAGTATGGGTTGCTGGCATCGAGTAAATGTTATATAATGACACAGGATCTGCAATGTGGTTCCTGCCATAATACACATACAGAACAGCGTAACCAGCCGGCAGTATTCTCGGCCAAATGCCTTACCTGTCACGCGGAGAACAGCCAGCATTTTTGCAGCATGAAGCAACTGAGTGCGGCCACACTAAAAGCAAATTGCATAGATTGTCACATGCCCGTTAAGCAATCAGATTTTCTTACCGTGGAAGAAGAAGGAAAAGCAGGTGCAACGCCCGCCGTTATAAGATCTCACCGCATAGCTATTTATGCAGACGAGGCAAAGAAGTACACAACATTATTAAAAAGTAAATAG
- a CDS encoding helix-turn-helix domain-containing protein, whose amino-acid sequence MQVICLQDEAFYALIDQVVARIREKQDIPLRKWVTGEEAMNLLGIASKTTLQKFRDEGKIRFSQPEKKIILYDIDSIQEFLEKHTKETF is encoded by the coding sequence ATGCAAGTAATCTGCCTTCAGGATGAAGCCTTCTATGCCCTGATAGATCAGGTCGTCGCCCGCATCCGCGAAAAGCAGGATATTCCCTTGCGCAAATGGGTGACAGGTGAAGAAGCAATGAATCTGCTTGGCATAGCAAGCAAAACCACCCTGCAGAAATTCAGGGATGAAGGCAAAATCAGGTTCTCACAGCCGGAGAAAAAGATCATCCTCTACGATATCGATTCCATACAGGAATTCCTGGAAAAACACACTAAAGAAACATTCTGA
- a CDS encoding S8 family peptidase, whose amino-acid sequence MSENYPILFLPSVAVPTEYKIKGYGSKLNLPERDRQSHSDRLINSFDRILATADRIRSERTAVSLPVKTGSYIEFRSSTGCDLATKSLEDIRVGVKLLNVREKVQDGVKQTFATVYIPQGQENFFIRKIRKFKNEVDKRSKLPKNFPLVTSIDDVRLAILESFWTDPPALIPGDDDVYVELWLKAIVGEERGVITETAEICQTLSIEFFENKIIYFPERIVSLIRADRSKLLNLIESCRHVAEIRKAKEAASFWINEPNVSQAEWVEELIQRIEVKASNTKVCILDTGVNNGHPLLAPILNDNDCNAYNRDWGVADDSGHGTLMGGVSGYGDLEQALQTDQPILLTHKLSSVKILPPVGNNDPDLYGAITQQAISRSEISSPNDKQIYCCAITSDEIDHKGRPTSWSAAIDSITSGQVDDERRLFIVSAGNVKSLGEWNAYPASNLLCSIQDPAQSWNSLTVGAYTEKTAILDTSFNGHSALAPLRGLSPFSTCSSLWESRWPIKPEIVLEGGNIRKAPDGGLYENFPDFSVLSTSFDIQNNQFDTIFATSAASAKAAWMAAKIQTEYPNCWPETVKALMVHSAEWPDTIISQFGFDVQQKKGVHDLMRVCGFGVPDLNKALYCGRSTLTLVAQEYIQPFKFNDDNRPVSNDMHLYDLPWPKDELLGLGATQVKMKITLCYFVEPGPGEVGWKDRYRYASHGLRFDVSNINDTTEQFVKRISVASERDEFEFIGDAGSERWLIGANNRVLGAVHSDVWEGNAADIATCNKIAVYPVLGWWRERKHLGNVEKNARYSLIVSLITPAQEVDIYTPVEAKINVPVSITM is encoded by the coding sequence ATGAGCGAAAACTACCCTATACTCTTCTTACCTTCAGTTGCCGTTCCAACAGAATATAAAATAAAAGGATACGGATCAAAACTTAATTTGCCTGAGCGTGACAGGCAATCTCATAGTGATAGACTTATTAACTCGTTTGATAGAATCTTGGCTACAGCCGATAGAATTAGAAGCGAAAGAACTGCAGTATCCTTGCCAGTAAAAACCGGGTCGTACATAGAATTTCGAAGCAGTACAGGCTGTGATCTTGCAACCAAGAGCCTTGAAGATATCAGGGTCGGCGTAAAATTGCTGAATGTACGGGAAAAGGTGCAAGACGGTGTTAAGCAAACATTTGCAACAGTTTATATTCCTCAGGGCCAAGAAAATTTTTTCATACGGAAAATTAGAAAATTCAAAAATGAAGTAGACAAGAGAAGCAAATTGCCAAAGAATTTTCCTCTGGTTACAAGCATCGATGATGTTAGATTAGCTATACTTGAATCTTTTTGGACTGATCCACCAGCCCTGATTCCAGGGGATGATGATGTCTACGTTGAATTATGGCTAAAAGCCATTGTTGGTGAAGAGCGCGGTGTAATTACAGAAACAGCAGAAATATGTCAAACTCTATCGATTGAATTTTTCGAAAACAAAATTATTTATTTTCCTGAGCGTATTGTCTCCCTAATAAGGGCCGACCGGTCAAAACTTTTGAATTTGATTGAGTCTTGTAGACACGTAGCCGAAATAAGGAAAGCAAAAGAAGCGGCGTCATTTTGGATAAATGAACCCAATGTTTCCCAAGCCGAATGGGTCGAAGAGTTAATTCAAAGAATAGAAGTTAAAGCGTCCAACACAAAGGTTTGTATTCTTGATACTGGAGTGAATAATGGCCATCCACTTTTGGCTCCTATATTGAATGATAATGATTGTAACGCTTACAATCGTGATTGGGGTGTTGCCGATGATAGCGGTCATGGAACACTCATGGGTGGAGTATCTGGATACGGAGATCTTGAGCAAGCCTTGCAGACAGATCAACCAATATTATTGACCCACAAATTAAGTTCTGTAAAAATTTTGCCTCCGGTTGGTAATAATGATCCCGATTTGTATGGCGCAATTACACAACAAGCAATAAGCAGGTCTGAAATCAGTTCACCAAATGATAAACAAATATATTGTTGTGCGATCACTTCTGATGAAATTGATCATAAAGGTCGACCAACTTCGTGGTCAGCTGCTATAGACTCTATTACTTCGGGGCAAGTTGATGATGAGCGACGATTATTCATTGTTTCTGCGGGAAACGTGAAGTCTTTAGGCGAGTGGAATGCTTATCCAGCATCAAACTTGCTCTGTTCAATTCAAGATCCTGCTCAGTCATGGAACTCATTAACTGTTGGAGCCTACACAGAAAAGACCGCTATTTTAGACACGAGTTTTAATGGTCATAGTGCTCTCGCCCCTTTGCGTGGTCTTTCCCCGTTCAGCACTTGCTCGAGTCTCTGGGAAAGCCGTTGGCCCATCAAGCCTGAAATTGTTCTGGAAGGTGGAAATATCAGAAAAGCACCCGACGGCGGACTCTACGAAAATTTCCCGGATTTCAGTGTTTTGTCAACATCATTTGATATTCAGAATAATCAGTTTGATACAATCTTTGCAACCTCAGCTGCTTCCGCTAAAGCTGCATGGATGGCGGCAAAAATTCAAACGGAATATCCAAACTGTTGGCCAGAAACGGTTAAGGCGTTGATGGTTCATTCGGCAGAATGGCCGGATACAATAATTAGCCAGTTTGGTTTTGATGTACAACAAAAAAAGGGTGTACATGATTTAATGAGAGTGTGTGGGTTTGGTGTGCCCGACTTAAACAAAGCACTTTATTGCGGTAGGTCTACTTTAACACTAGTGGCACAAGAATATATTCAGCCATTTAAATTTAATGACGACAATAGACCAGTTTCAAACGATATGCATCTCTACGATTTACCCTGGCCTAAAGATGAATTACTGGGTTTAGGAGCAACGCAAGTGAAAATGAAGATCACACTATGTTATTTTGTAGAACCAGGTCCGGGCGAAGTTGGATGGAAAGATCGATACAGATATGCATCTCACGGACTCAGATTTGATGTCAGCAACATCAACGATACAACTGAACAGTTTGTTAAAAGAATAAGCGTAGCCTCTGAAAGAGACGAATTCGAGTTTATCGGAGATGCCGGTTCGGAGAGATGGCTTATTGGTGCAAATAACAGAGTTTTGGGAGCTGTTCATTCAGATGTGTGGGAAGGTAATGCAGCAGATATTGCAACATGTAATAAAATTGCAGTCTACCCCGTTTTGGGATGGTGGAGAGAACGAAAGCATTTGGGAAATGTTGAGAAAAATGCAAGATATTCTCTAATTGTTTCCTTGATTACCCCAGCACAGGAAGTTGATATATACACGCCAGTTGAGGCAAAAATCAACGTTCCTGTTTCAATCACAATGTAA
- a CDS encoding AAA family ATPase: MATGDQIRTLIKSHFEDDHVRFSTVALQIAAHEARQGHLSVADEIKKLVDTSKAKVVKLRPFNDDLNGLILEISPKVKLPQLIASPQILSKIQRILLEFKQKDKLSKHGLDNRRKILLSGSPGTGKTMTAAIFANELQLPLYVILMDKLVTKFMGETSAKLRHLFDSIQERQGVYLFDEFDAIGGERGMTNDVGEMRRILNSFLQMIEQDTSKSVIIAATNNIDLLDQALFRRFDDVIRYNLPLKSEAIKLIENKLGKYKGRYKLDTLKTDKLSHAEITQACLDAIKHAILNDKKQVDLVLIKQMLNERITAYKSKPKTK, encoded by the coding sequence ATGGCTACCGGAGATCAAATTAGAACGCTGATAAAATCGCACTTTGAGGACGATCATGTTCGTTTCTCAACTGTTGCTTTGCAAATAGCTGCTCATGAAGCTAGGCAAGGTCATCTGTCAGTTGCCGATGAGATAAAAAAACTGGTTGATACCTCAAAAGCAAAGGTTGTAAAACTTAGGCCATTCAATGATGATCTAAATGGGTTGATTTTAGAGATTTCACCTAAGGTGAAACTCCCGCAGCTAATAGCTTCGCCCCAAATTCTAAGTAAGATTCAGAGAATTCTTTTAGAATTCAAGCAAAAAGACAAGTTATCAAAACACGGCCTTGATAATAGGAGAAAGATTTTGCTTTCTGGCTCACCGGGAACAGGTAAAACAATGACTGCCGCAATATTCGCTAACGAGCTTCAGCTTCCTTTATATGTCATACTTATGGATAAACTTGTAACCAAGTTTATGGGTGAAACTAGCGCAAAGCTCAGGCATCTTTTCGATAGTATTCAGGAAAGGCAAGGCGTTTATCTCTTTGATGAGTTTGATGCCATAGGCGGCGAAAGGGGAATGACAAATGATGTAGGTGAAATGCGCAGAATACTTAATTCGTTTCTTCAAATGATAGAGCAGGATACTTCGAAGAGCGTTATAATTGCTGCAACCAACAACATTGACCTGCTTGACCAAGCACTTTTCAGAAGATTTGACGATGTTATACGTTATAACCTGCCTTTAAAAAGTGAGGCCATTAAGCTAATTGAAAATAAATTAGGAAAATATAAAGGACGTTATAAACTTGATACTTTAAAAACGGATAAGCTCAGTCATGCGGAGATTACTCAAGCCTGCTTAGACGCCATAAAACATGCAATACTAAACGATAAGAAGCAGGTTGATCTAGTTCTAATAAAGCAAATGCTAAATGAGAGAATTACAGCCTATAAATCAAAACCCAAAACAAAATAA
- the asnS gene encoding asparagine--tRNA ligase, whose translation MFNKRIKIKALLQTEQTGEEVTVMGWVRTFRNNQFIALNDGSTNNNLQVVVELGLLDEATLKRITTSASLKVTGEVVASVGKGQKVELKAKAVEILGDCDAEKYPLQPKKHSLEFLREIAHLRFRTNTFGAVFRIRHSLAFAVHKFFNDKGFVYLHTPIITASDAEGAGEMFRVSTLPFDNPPRTEAGAIDFTEDFFGKSTNLTVSGQLEGELGATAFSEIYTFGPTFRAENSNTTRHLAEFWMIEPEMAFCDIEDNMNLAEEFIQYLISYAMEHNADDLAFLDQRLAEEEKQKPQAERSEFGLLEKLRFVTGNKFERITYTEAIQILLDSPAYKKKKFKYEVGWGIDMQSEHERYLVEKHFKKPVIVTNYPAAIKAFYMRLNDGCEPGRETVAAMDILAPGIGEIVGGSQREERLQKLEDRMKAMHIPVEEMSWYLDTRRFGTVPHAGFGLGFERMVQFVTGMTNIRDVIPFARTPKNCEF comes from the coding sequence ATGTTTAACAAACGAATCAAGATTAAGGCATTGCTGCAAACCGAACAAACCGGTGAAGAAGTTACTGTAATGGGTTGGGTACGTACTTTTCGTAACAACCAGTTTATAGCTTTAAACGACGGCAGTACGAATAATAATCTGCAGGTAGTTGTTGAACTTGGCTTGCTGGATGAAGCAACACTCAAACGTATTACTACCAGTGCTTCTTTAAAAGTTACCGGCGAAGTTGTGGCCAGCGTAGGCAAAGGCCAGAAAGTGGAACTGAAGGCGAAAGCAGTGGAAATACTCGGTGATTGCGATGCGGAGAAATACCCGTTACAGCCCAAGAAACACAGCCTTGAATTTTTAAGGGAGATTGCGCACCTGCGTTTTCGTACCAATACTTTTGGCGCTGTCTTCAGGATAAGACATTCGCTGGCTTTTGCAGTACATAAATTTTTTAACGATAAGGGTTTTGTTTACCTGCACACGCCAATTATTACAGCGAGTGATGCAGAAGGTGCAGGTGAAATGTTCAGGGTAAGCACACTGCCTTTTGACAATCCGCCACGCACTGAGGCAGGTGCTATTGATTTTACGGAAGATTTTTTTGGTAAAAGCACCAACCTTACTGTAAGCGGGCAACTGGAAGGAGAACTTGGTGCCACAGCATTCAGTGAGATATACACTTTCGGCCCAACATTCAGGGCAGAGAATTCGAATACCACGCGCCACCTGGCAGAGTTCTGGATGATTGAACCTGAAATGGCATTTTGTGATATTGAAGACAACATGAACCTGGCAGAGGAATTTATTCAATACCTCATCAGCTATGCTATGGAGCATAACGCAGATGATCTTGCGTTCCTCGATCAGCGCCTGGCAGAAGAGGAGAAACAAAAGCCGCAGGCAGAGCGCAGCGAATTTGGCTTGCTGGAAAAACTGCGTTTTGTAACAGGAAACAAATTTGAAAGGATTACTTACACAGAGGCCATACAGATATTGCTCGACTCACCTGCTTATAAAAAGAAGAAGTTTAAGTATGAAGTTGGCTGGGGCATAGATATGCAAAGCGAGCATGAACGCTACCTGGTGGAAAAGCATTTTAAAAAGCCTGTGATTGTTACCAATTACCCGGCGGCCATCAAAGCCTTTTATATGCGTTTGAATGATGGCTGCGAGCCCGGCCGTGAAACGGTAGCTGCGATGGATATTCTTGCCCCGGGTATTGGCGAGATTGTGGGTGGCAGCCAGCGTGAAGAGCGCCTGCAGAAACTGGAAGACCGCATGAAAGCCATGCACATTCCGGTAGAAGAGATGAGTTGGTATTTAGACACACGCCGTTTTGGTACGGTACCGCATGCAGGTTTTGGTTTGGGTTTTGAAAGAATGGTGCAGTTTGTAACGGGTATGACCAACATACGCGACGTGATTCCATTTGCCAGGACGCCTAAAAATTGTGAGTTTTAA